A window of the Zeugodacus cucurbitae isolate PBARC_wt_2022May chromosome 2, idZeuCucr1.2, whole genome shotgun sequence genome harbors these coding sequences:
- the LOC105209443 gene encoding methylated-DNA--protein-cysteine methyltransferase, inducible, giving the protein MLGTKQVVLKSFGNRKPVRISYGIIDSEFGDIVLGFLKDANDAICYLHFAKDEDKENKVNNSEASLQKRWPNALLVEDLDQARTLAARIFSEEEIKLNVMVSGTPFQEAVWSELLKIPSGQTCTYGDIANRIGKPNAVRAVGTAVGSNEISIVIPCHRVVSKNGDIKYGGGRTRKIHLLKYEYEKSLIGK; this is encoded by the coding sequence ATGCTAGGAACCAAACAAGTTGTTCTTAAATCCTTTGGTAATAGAAAACCTGTTAGGATCTCATATGGCATTATTGACAGTGAATTCGGCGATATCGTATTGGGTTTTCTAAAAGATGCGAATGACGCAATTTGCTATTTACACTTTGCTAAAGATGAAGATAaggaaaataaagtaaataattctGAGGCTTCTTTGCAGAAACGTTGGCCGAACGCTTTGCTCGTAGAAGATTTGGATCAAGCGCGTACACTGGCCGCTAGAATATTTAGTGAGGAAGAAATAAAGCTCAATGTTATGGTTTCTGGTACTCCTTTCCAAGAGGCAGTGTGGAGTGAATTGTTAAAAATACCCTCTGGCCAGACATGTACATATGGAGATATTGCAAATCGAATTGGAAAACCGAATGCAGTGCGTGCGGTAGGTACAGCTGTTGGCAGTAATGAAATATCTATTGTAATACCTTGTCATCGTGTGGTGTCGAAGAATGGTGATATAAAATATGGTGGTGGGAGAACACGCAAAATTCATTTGCTGAAATATGAATACGAAAAATCActaattggaaaataa
- the LOC105209442 gene encoding RING finger protein nenya-like: MAINLFLSVYFKHKVGKTSLLVTMFKYSCNKCFLPKTVDNPNKFYFSTCGHIFCQRCSPKGRCHICKAPYVARIIDVNMSKSMAIYFESAVNAYNRFQQIMHFQTMQDSLLAHYYVTKLPHKIQAAQKKLNGMMRIDENLNEKLAHESERIDKLKAYLAAKKRWSEEWNSQRHQRPPRGRSSTVSTYRKHSSEHLRPRTPTISTVSDLTMSSENCTKSTNSSIQSDSFLHHTRNDFTI, translated from the coding sequence ATGGCGATTAATTTATTCCTCTCAGTTTATTTTAAGCATAAAGTTGGAAAGACATCATTACTTGTCACCATGTTTAAGTACTCTTGCAATAAATGTTTTTTGCCAAAAACTGTGGATAATCCAAATAAATTCTATTTTTCTACTTGCGGTCACATCTTCTGTCAGCGCTGTTCGCCAAAGGGGCGATGTCACATATGCAAAGCGCCCTACGTGGCTAGGATAATCGACGTTAATATGTCTAAGTCGATGGCAATTTATTTTGAGTCGGCGGTAAATGCATATAATCGGTTTCAGCAAATCATGCATTTTCAAACTATGCAGGATTCATTACTCGCTCATTACTACGTAACTAAATTGCCACATAAAATTCAAGCTGCGCAAAAGAAGCTTAATGGCATGATGAGAATCGATGAAAATTTGAATGAGAAATTAGCACATGAAAGCGAACGCATTGACAAACTGAAGGCCTATTTAGCTGCTAAAAAACGTTGGTCGGAAGAGTGGAACTCTCAAAGACATCAGCGACCGCCACGCGGACGTTCTTCAACGGTGTCCACATACCGCAAGCATAGTAGTGAACATTTACGCCCTAGGACACCAACAATTAGCACAGTATCGGACTTAACAATGTCAAGCGAAAATTGCACAAAAAGTACAAATTCAAGCATTCAAAGTGACTCGTTTTTACATCATACTCGGAATGAttttaccatataa
- the Smpd1_2 gene encoding sphingomyelin phosphodiesterase: MWSFLLLAFLAVSAAVHIPGVPQDFTTNDIVLSAISDEIAQKLSEEYINYLKTGVESAALRQISAQLASAHSRKDLFTKELDELSLADQFVACTTCRATVNVVARMFREENGAFTGPEADAKLKSVTLDACNRLQLQTPEVCESLIDFNLPSVSYIARNSKIDSRTFCSLFMQFNFCNVKNADYNWTLVIEGGGAAVTAPKSDLPTKRGDELKVLHLTDIHYDPLYVPGALAECDEPQCCQRHVSTTTSDKAAGYWGDYRDCDAPWHMIDHALKHIKQTHTQLDYIYQTGDVVDHMVWGTSMQKNSDSLKQVNNRLAELFPGVPVYPCIGNHEPHPLNLFSPEDVPENINTRWLYEQLYEQWSTWLPADTKDTILKGGYYTVSPRAGFRVIALNNNECYTTNYWLYYEGTNKIPQLQWLHDTLLAAEKAGEYVHILAHIPSGDGTCWSVWAREFNRLVERFRSTISGIFNGHSHKDEMHLHYSTKGHAVGIAWNGGALTTYSNRNPNYRLYHVESKSMQVVDHETWIFNLTDANAKGETQTPQWFKEYEFSAEFTADLCPAGIDNLLDEMAANPSILRKFWRYKMTTADPKMKAGCSRSCLLETICRIAVGVNNQRARCEELQAKLNIALDNENTTTSTTAASTASTPSSAPTTTEEATTKNPGDDGAASLSISIISLAFAAVLSIMHYV; the protein is encoded by the exons ATGTGGAGTTTCTTACTTCTAGCCTTTCTGGCAGTTAGTGCGGCGGTGCATATACCCGGTGTGCCGCAGGATTTCACCACCAACGACATTGTGCTCTCTGCCATTTCGG atGAGATTGCACAGAAATTATCGGAAGAATACATAAATTACCTCAAGACAGGGGTTGAGTCAGCAGCGCTACGCCAAATCTCCGCACAACTGGCAAGTGCACACAGTAGAAAGGACCTTTTCACAAAAGAGCTGGACGAATTGTCTTTAGCTGATCAATTTGTGGCTTGCACCACCTGTCGTGCTACCGTCAATGTGGTGGCGCGCATGTTTCGCGAGGAGAATGGCGCATTTACAGGTCCCGAAGCAGATGCAAAACTGAAAAGCGTTACATTAGACGCGTGCAATCGTCTGCAATTACAAACTCCAGAAGTGTGTGAAAGCCTCATTGATTTTAATCTACCAAGTGTCTCCTACATAGCCAGGAATTCGAAGATCGATTCGCGCACATTTTGTTCGCTGTTCATGCAGTTCAATTTTTGCAATGTGAAAAACGCCGATTACAATTGGACGCTCGTAATTGAAGGCGGTGGTGCGGCTGTGACGGCGCCGAAATCAGATTTGCCCACCAAGCGTGGAGATGAATTGAAAGTCTTGCATTTAACCGATATTCACTATGATCCACTGTATGTGCCTGGTGCTTTGGCCGAATGCGACGAACCACAGTGTTGTCAGCGTCACGTTAGCACTACAACGAGTGACAAGGCGGCCGGGTATTGGGGTGATTACCGTGATTGCGATGCACCTTggcatatgattgaccatgcaTTGAAACATATCAAGCAGACACATACACAACTCGATTACATATATCAAACCGGTGATGTTGTGGATCACATGGTTTGGGGTACTTCCATGCAGAAAAATAGTGATAGTTTGAAGCAAGTTAACAACCGTTTAGCTGAGCTCTTCCCAGGTGTACCAGTATATCCCTGTATTGGTAATCACGAACCACATCCATTAAATCT TTTCAGCCCAGAAGACGTGCCGGAAAATATCAATACCCGTTGGCTCTATGAGCAGTTGTACGAGCAATGGTCCACATGGTTGCCAGCCGATACCAAGGATACCATACTCAAGGGCGGTTACTATACAGTTTCACCGAGAGCCGGCTTTCGTGTGATTGCGTTGAACAACAATGAGTGTTACACCACAAACTATTGGTTATACTACGAGGGTACGAATAAGATACCACAACTTCAGTGGCTGCATGATACCTTGTTAGCTGCTGAGAAGGCAGGCGAATATGTACACATACTGGCGCACATTCCCTCAGGTGATGGCACTTGTTGGTCCGTGTGGGCGCGTGAATTCAACAGATTGGTAGAACGCTTCAGGAGCACAATTAGCGGCATCTTCAATGGACATTCGCACAAGGACGAAATGCATTTGCATTACTCCACCAAAGGACATGCGGTTGGTATTGCTTGGAATGGTGGAGCGCTAACTACATATTCCAATAGAAATCCGAATTACCGGCTGTATCATGTGGAATCGAAAAGCatg caAGTTGTAGATCACGAAACATGGATCTTCAATTTAACAGATGCCAATGCAAAGGGTGAAACTCAAACCCCACAATGGTTCAAAGAATACGAATTCTCCGCTGAGTTTACAGCAGATCTATGTCCAGCGGGCATCGATAATTtgctggatgaaatggcagcgaACCCAAGTATTCTTAGAAAG TTCTGGCGGTATAAAATGACAACTGCCGATCCGAAAATGAAAGCCGGTTGCAGTAGATCTTGCTTGCTGGAGACGATCTGCCGCATAGCGGTAGGTGTGAATAATCAGAGAGCGCGCTGTGAAGAGTTGCAAGCCAAGCTGAATATTGCG TTGGACAACGAAAACACTACTACAAGTACCACTGCTGCATCAACTGCTTCAACGCCGTCCTCCGCTCCAACAACAACTGAGGAAGCCACCACCAAGAATCCTGGTGATGATGGTGCGGCTTCCTTAAGCATCTCTATAATTAGTCTTGCATTTGCTGCGGTTTTGTCAATAATGCATTATGTTTGA